Below is a window of bacterium DNA.
GCTTCTTCACCCACGACGCGGAGGTCGCCGCCCTCGTCCAGGGGCTCCTCGGCGAGGAGCTGATCGATGTCCCGCGCTCGAGCAAGATCCTCCTGCGCGGCCGCTACGTGGACTACCCGCTGCGGCCCGCGAACGCCCTGGCCGCGCTCGGGCCCGCGACGACGGCGCGCGTCGTCGGCGACTGGCTGCTCGAGCAGCTGCGCGGGGCCGCCGCACGGCGGCCGGACGTCTCGCTCGAGGACTGGGTCGTGCGGCGCTTCGGCCGCACGCTGTTCACCATCTACTTCAAGGAGTACAGCGAGAAGGTCTGGGGCCTGCCCTGCGACCGGATCAGCGTCGGCTGGGTCTCGCGCCGCATCGAGGGGCTCTCGCTGGGCCGCGCCCTCCACGACGCGTTCACGCGGGGGCACCGCGCGAGCATCGCGACCCTCGTGGACCGCTTCGCCTACCCCCGCCTCGGGATCGGGCGCCTCGCCGAGCGCTTCGCCGAGGAGCTCGCGCCGCGCGGCCGCGTCCTCTGCGGCGCGCGCGTGGCGCGGGTGCGCCACGCGGCGGGCCGCGTGCGCGAGGTCGTCGCGGTGACCGCGGCCGGCGAGCAGACCTTCGCAGCCGGCGCCGTCGTCTCGACGATCCCGCTGCCGGCGATCATTCGCGTGCTCGATCCGGCGCCGTCGGCCGCGGCGCTGCGGGCGGCGGCCGGTCTCGGCTTCCGGGACCTGGTGCTGGCGGCGGTCGCCGCCGACCGCCCCGCCATCACGGACCAGAGCTGGATCTACCTCCCCGACCGGACCGTCCCCTTCGGGCGGCTCCACGAGCCCAAGAACTGGTCCGCCGCCATGGCGCCCCCGCACCGCTCCCTGGTCGTCGCCGAATGGTTCTGTTCCCGCGGCGACGCGGTCTGGGAGGCCGACGACGCCTCGCTCGCCGAGCGCACCGCCGCCGGCCTCGAGCGGCTGGGCTACCTGGCGCGGCGCGAGGTCGCGGGAGTGCGCATCGTGCGGGTCCCCGCGGCCTACCCGCTGTTCGAGGTCGGCTACGAGGAGCGCGCCGCGGCTGTGCGCGAAGGCCTCGCCGGCCTCGCCAACCTGCTGATTGCCGGTCGCAGCGGCTGCTTCGCCTACCAGAACATGGACCACGCGATCCGCTCCGGACTGGATGCGGCGCGGGCGCTGCTGCGCGGGGAGGGCGGGCCGTGAAGTGCGCGCTCGTGATCCCCGCGTGGTCGCCCGAGGAGATCTTCCCGAGCCGGACGGCGGCGGCGCAGATCAACTACTGGCAGCCGCTGGGCACGCTCTACGTCGCCTCGAGGCTGCGGGAGGCCGGCCACGAGGTGCGCTTCCTCAACGGCGCGTTCCGCGGCCGCGAGCAGATCCTCGCGGAGCTGGCGGCGTTCGCGCCACGCCTCGTCGGCCTCTACTCGACGGCCTTCGGCTGGCCCAAGGCGGTCGCGGCCGCCGCTGACGTCCGGGGAATCCTGCCCGGCGCCTGCATCGTCGCCGGCGGCCCCTTCCCCTCGTGGGCGGGGGCGCGGTGCCTGCAGGAGGCGCCGGCGCTCGACGCGGTGGCGATCGGCGAGGCGGAGGAGACCATGGTCGAGCTGGCGCTGCGACTCGAGGAGCGGCGGGACCTCGAGGGCGTCGCGGGCCTCGCCTTCCGCCGCGGCGGGCAGATCGTCGAGAACGCGCCGCGCCCGCTCGCCCTCGACCTCGACCGGTTCCCCTTCCCGGCGCGCGACCTGCTCGGGGATCTGCGGGCGTATGTCCCCCCGCCGGCGACCTACCGGCGCGCGCCCGTGGCCGTGATGATCACCTCGCGCGGCTGCAACCGCCGCTGCATCTTCTGCTTCCAGATGGACCGCGAGCGCCGCATCCGCTACCGCGGCGTGGACAACGTCATCGCGGAGATCCGCCAGCTCGTCGCGGAGGGCTACCGCGAGATCAAGTTCCTCGACGACACGCTCGCCGCGGATCGCTCGCGCGCGCTCGAGATCGCCCGCCGCATCCGCGCCGAGCGCCTCGACATCGCCTGGTTCGCCTCCGCCTGCGTGCACCAGGTCGACGAGGAGCTGCTGCGGGAGTTCCGGCGCGCCGGCTGCTGGGCGATCCTCTTCGGCGCGGAAAGCGGCGTGCAGAAGAATCTCGACGCGCTGCGCAAGGGGATCAGGCTCGAGCAGACGCGCCGTGCCGTGCGCGCGGCGAAGGCGGCGGGCCTGCGCGTGCACACGCCCTTCATCTTCGGCATCCCGGGCGAGACCTACGCCGAGGGGCTCGAGACGATCCGCTTCGCCTGCGAGCTGGACCCGGACCTCGCGAGCTTCCACGCGCTCACGCCGTTCCCCGGCTCCGAGCTCTGGGAGCGGCGCCACGAGCTGGGCACCGTCGCGGACGATCTCTCGACCTTCACCTACCAGGGCGCGGCGTTCGTGCCGCGCACGATGAGCCGCGAGCAGATCCAGGAGCTGCGACAGCTGGCGTACCGCAGGTTCTACTCACGACCCGGCTACCTCGTGCGCCGCACGCTGGGGATACGCTCCCTGCACGAGGTGCGCGCCGCCTGGCGCGGCGCCCGCAGCCTCCTCGGTCTCTGGACCGGGCGGCGCGTCTTCTCGCGCGAGACCGCGCGGGACCCCTGGAAGAGGACGAGGTAGCGCCCGTACCCGCTGCGTTGCCATGACGGATCATGACGCTCCCGACTGACCTGCGCGGCACGTTCCCTACAGAAGGCGGGAGGCTAACACCGCGGGCGGCCTCGTATCAGGGCACCGGCTTGGAGGCCGCTCAGACGGGGTCAGATGCAAGGCGCCGGACGATCCGGCGACCGAGGCGGCCTCGCGGCCGCCGCAGGGAGGCGGGAGGAGGGCAACGCCGCAGATGGCCCCGTATCAGCGGCCGTCACGCGGGAGCCAGACGCTCGCCAGGGTCCGGAACCGGAAGACGGCGTCGCGCCAGAAGACCGCGTCGGGCGGCCGGCTGCCGACCCGCTCCGCGAGCGCCGCGGGCAGCGGCGCGGCCGGGTCCCCCGAGACCAGGACGAGCGCGGTCCCGGCCCCCGGGGCGGATGCCGAACGGTACCAGGCCGGCAGCGCCCCCTCCCAGCTGAAGCGGAACGACGAGGTGCGCAGCTGCTCCGGGGGCGGCGGCGCCGGCGCGGGCCCGAGCGTGACGACCCGCGCGGCGGTGTGGTAGTCCAGCAGCGGCACCGCGACCTCCGGGTTGAGCGCGAGACCCGGCGTCGGCACGACCGCGACCGCGGCCTCGCGGACGCCGCGCGCGTCCAGGTAGCGTCCCGCGTCGCGCAGGTTCGCGGTGTTCACCCATTGGAGAAAGGGCAGAT
It encodes the following:
- a CDS encoding radical SAM protein, whose protein sequence is MKCALVIPAWSPEEIFPSRTAAAQINYWQPLGTLYVASRLREAGHEVRFLNGAFRGREQILAELAAFAPRLVGLYSTAFGWPKAVAAAADVRGILPGACIVAGGPFPSWAGARCLQEAPALDAVAIGEAEETMVELALRLEERRDLEGVAGLAFRRGGQIVENAPRPLALDLDRFPFPARDLLGDLRAYVPPPATYRRAPVAVMITSRGCNRRCIFCFQMDRERRIRYRGVDNVIAEIRQLVAEGYREIKFLDDTLAADRSRALEIARRIRAERLDIAWFASACVHQVDEELLREFRRAGCWAILFGAESGVQKNLDALRKGIRLEQTRRAVRAAKAAGLRVHTPFIFGIPGETYAEGLETIRFACELDPDLASFHALTPFPGSELWERRHELGTVADDLSTFTYQGAAFVPRTMSREQIQELRQLAYRRFYSRPGYLVRRTLGIRSLHEVRAAWRGARSLLGLWTGRRVFSRETARDPWKRTR
- a CDS encoding FAD-dependent oxidoreductase; this encodes MSADGGSAPVLVLGGGLAGLAAAHALTAAGREVLVLEAGDVVGGLSRTEVFGDFRFDLGGHRFFTHDAEVAALVQGLLGEELIDVPRSSKILLRGRYVDYPLRPANALAALGPATTARVVGDWLLEQLRGAAARRPDVSLEDWVVRRFGRTLFTIYFKEYSEKVWGLPCDRISVGWVSRRIEGLSLGRALHDAFTRGHRASIATLVDRFAYPRLGIGRLAERFAEELAPRGRVLCGARVARVRHAAGRVREVVAVTAAGEQTFAAGAVVSTIPLPAIIRVLDPAPSAAALRAAAGLGFRDLVLAAVAADRPAITDQSWIYLPDRTVPFGRLHEPKNWSAAMAPPHRSLVVAEWFCSRGDAVWEADDASLAERTAAGLERLGYLARREVAGVRIVRVPAAYPLFEVGYEERAAAVREGLAGLANLLIAGRSGCFAYQNMDHAIRSGLDAARALLRGEGGP